A region from the Geobacter benzoatilyticus genome encodes:
- a CDS encoding TonB-dependent receptor plug domain-containing protein, with protein MITPCTAQAETGSDRDLLGLYYDPQELTVTSTTRSPRPLSRSAENITVISADEIEAMNAHTLADVIAIVPGVQVTGNTAPGSNTATEFAGATTQFIQILIDGVPIDDQVENMALASMVPVQIIERVEVLKGPASSSWGSSLGGIVNVITKEPALHAPFSGAASFSGGENGTRDGRGELSGTVGNLGYYLSGGNLQSNGFHPFNATENNNAYAKLRWNLADKGSLRLTLNSMETSPQVGLITYADYSDRFKLHILQSTLAFDYTLTDRLSFNVMIKGTRYDYSKINNTISTSERFATITNDEKTSGGTAILTWRQGLHTLTGGVEFDHGQSKTKLDYPLYSYKDKIYATNDKWGFFLNDTIAWERLTVTPAVRYDMTSQTGNFFSPSIGATVDITGKTLLRAYAARGYNLPVLTPGYSNKDTGWTVQAGLETTEIPFLWFKGTWFRHEFKERGDTVTRTLREGFEIEARTTPLYNTWLTAGYVFTDAKNLETDEDINTVARQTWDLGVHYDDKTIRGSLVGYYRDWNTPRSWGGKYNNFIWDLNLGWRFFRNNNAEAELFATGHNLFDGNQYHDEIFKNPSRWFEGGLRIKW; from the coding sequence ATGATTACCCCCTGCACAGCACAAGCGGAAACCGGCAGCGACCGCGATCTGCTCGGTCTTTACTACGACCCCCAGGAACTGACCGTCACCTCAACCACCCGCTCGCCGCGACCCCTCTCACGGAGCGCCGAGAACATCACCGTCATCTCTGCCGATGAAATTGAGGCGATGAACGCCCACACCCTGGCCGATGTCATCGCCATCGTCCCCGGCGTCCAGGTCACCGGCAATACCGCCCCCGGCTCAAACACCGCCACCGAGTTTGCAGGGGCCACCACCCAGTTTATCCAAATTCTGATCGACGGTGTCCCCATTGACGATCAGGTTGAAAACATGGCTCTCGCCAGCATGGTACCGGTGCAAATCATCGAGCGGGTTGAGGTCCTGAAGGGGCCTGCCTCCTCAAGCTGGGGGTCGTCACTGGGGGGTATAGTCAACGTCATCACGAAGGAACCGGCCCTCCACGCCCCCTTCAGCGGCGCAGCCTCCTTCTCCGGCGGCGAGAACGGCACCCGCGACGGCCGGGGAGAACTCTCCGGCACGGTGGGTAACCTCGGCTACTATCTGTCGGGCGGCAATCTCCAGAGCAACGGCTTCCACCCCTTTAACGCCACCGAAAACAACAATGCTTACGCCAAGCTCCGCTGGAACCTTGCCGACAAAGGGAGCCTCCGTCTCACCTTAAATTCCATGGAAACGTCCCCACAGGTTGGCCTCATCACATACGCCGACTATTCGGATCGATTTAAGCTTCACATACTCCAGTCGACCCTCGCCTTCGATTACACCCTGACCGACCGGCTATCCTTCAATGTCATGATTAAAGGCACGCGGTACGATTATTCAAAAATCAACAACACCATCAGCACCAGCGAACGATTTGCTACCATCACTAACGACGAGAAAACCTCCGGTGGTACGGCCATACTCACCTGGCGCCAGGGGCTCCACACCCTGACCGGCGGGGTTGAGTTCGACCATGGGCAGAGCAAGACAAAGCTCGATTACCCTCTCTATTCATACAAAGATAAGATTTACGCCACAAACGACAAGTGGGGCTTTTTCCTGAACGACACCATCGCCTGGGAACGGCTAACCGTAACCCCGGCGGTCCGCTACGACATGACCAGCCAAACCGGCAATTTCTTCAGCCCCAGCATCGGGGCAACCGTCGACATAACCGGCAAAACCTTACTGCGTGCCTATGCCGCGCGTGGTTACAACCTTCCGGTATTGACTCCAGGTTATTCCAACAAAGACACCGGCTGGACCGTCCAGGCAGGTCTCGAAACCACCGAAATACCGTTCCTCTGGTTCAAGGGCACATGGTTCCGCCATGAGTTCAAGGAGCGGGGCGACACAGTGACAAGAACGCTGAGGGAAGGGTTCGAGATTGAAGCCCGCACAACACCGCTCTACAACACCTGGCTCACTGCCGGTTACGTCTTTACCGATGCCAAAAACCTCGAAACCGACGAAGACATAAATACTGTAGCCCGCCAAACCTGGGATCTTGGCGTCCATTACGACGACAAGACCATTCGCGGCTCCCTCGTCGGCTATTACCGGGATTGGAACACCCCCAGATCCTGGGGCGGCAAGTACAACAATTTCATCTGGGACCTTAACCTGGGATGGCGCTTCTTCAGAAACAACAATGCCGAGGCGGAACTCTTCGCCACCGGCCATAACCTGTTCGACGGCAACCAGTATCACGACGAAATATTCAAAAACCCAAGCCGCTGGTTCGAAGGCGGCCTACGCATCAAATGGTAA
- a CDS encoding geopeptide has protein sequence MIVSQITDEVTVLDTGSPTPPEDLMACCKTTIAATRVQPDE, from the coding sequence ATGATTGTGAGTCAAATAACTGACGAGGTGACTGTTCTTGACACCGGGAGTCCGACGCCTCCGGAGGATCTGATGGCCTGCTGCAAGACGACAATAGCAGCCACTAGGGTTCAGCCGGACGAGTAG